One bacterium genomic window, TTCACGCCCATCCGACTATCTCTGAGTCCATCAAGGAAGCGGCCGAGGATGCTTTCGGCCAAGCGATCCATATCTAGCCGCATACTTTTCAATCAAGGACATTTTCTCGACCTATGCCCGGCATTCCAGACGAGATAAAAATCAGACTGCTCACGGTGATGCTCAAAACCAGAGCCACTGAAGAAAAGATTGTTTCCCTGTACCGGCAAGGTCAGATCGTCGGCGGCGTGTACACCGGACGCGGCATGGAGGCGACCACCGTCGCCTCGGCCATGACATTGGAGGAGCAGGATTATCTGTTTCCCATCCATCGTGACCTTGGCGCCCATCTGGCCAAAGGCCAGTCCGTGCTCAATATTTTACTCCAATATCTCGGCCGCGCCGATGGCCTAAGCCGCGGCAGAGAAAGCGGCATTCATTTCAGCGATACGCGTCTGCGCATCATCGGCAATGTCAGTCACCTGGGCGCCATGATCCCGGTGGCCGTGGGCGCGGCCTTGGGTGGGCGGATGCAGGGCGAGTCCTGCGTTGCGATGAATTATATCGGCGAAGGGGGCTCCAACATTGGTGATTTTCACGAAGGCCTCAACTTTGCGGCAGTGCAAAACGCGCCCTTTGTGCTGATTCTTGAGAACAACCGCTACGCATACTCCACGCCCGTGCATAAAAGCTCACGCTGTGAAAAATTAGCCGATCGCGCCCTGGGCTACGGCATGCCCGGCGTTCAAGTGGATGGCAATGATGCCCTGGAGGTTTATCGGATTGTCAAGGCTGCGGTCGAACGGGCACGAGAAGGTCAAGGGCCCAGTCTGATCGAATGTCTGACCATGCGCATGGCCGGACATTCCGCCCATGATGACGCCGCCTACATGGACCAAAGGCAGGTGGCGGAGTATGAACGCAGAGATCCCATCCATTCACTGGAAGGTCGACTGCTGGAGGAAAGAGTCATTGACCGCTCTTACCTGGCCCGTCTTCGTCAGCAGATTTCGGCGGAAATCGAGGCGGCTGCCGAGACCGCTCTGGCGGCGTCGCCGCCGGATCCTTCTGGAGTGAGCGACGGCGTCTACGCCTGACTCGGCGGTTTATGACTGTTTCTATTTACAGGGTTCTCCTCTTTTATGATGACCGAAACGACCTATCTACAGGCCATCCACGACGCCTTGCGCGAAGAGCTTCTGCGCGATCCTCGCGTCTTTCTGCTTGGTGAGGATATCGGCGTCTATGGCGGAGCCTTCAAGGTCACCAAAGGGCTGCTGCAAGAGTTCGGCGAACAGCGCATCATGGATACACCCATCTCTGAATCCGCCATCATTGGCATCGCTGTAGGCGCCGCACTCACCGGCATGAGACCGGTTGCGGAAATGCAATTCGCCGATTTCATCACTGCCGGTTTCACTCAAATTGTCACCAATGCCGCCACGCTGCACTATCGCCATGGAATCGCCGTGCCTCTGGTGGTGCGAGCGCCATCCGGCGGCGGCATTCACGGCGGACCTTTTCACTCAAAAAATCCAGAAGCCTGGTTTGTGCATCAGCCGGGACTCAAGATCGTCGCGCCGGCCACTGCACACGATGCTAAAGGACTGCTTAAAAGCTCCATCCGCGACGATAATCCTGTCCTCTATTTTGAAAATAAATTTCTCTACCGCCGGGTCAAAGAGTTGATCGCGGATGAGGAGGAGGTGTTGGTGCCGCTGGGGCGGGCATCAGTCCACCGACCTGGACGAGACGTGAGCATCATCACCTATGGCGCCATGGTCCATATCGCACAACAGGCTGCTGAGAGTCTGGCGGCACAGGATGGAATCGAGGCGGAGATCATCGATCTGCGAACGCTCAAACCTCTGGATCAAGAAGCGCTGACCGCCACGGCGGCCACT contains:
- a CDS encoding thiamine pyrophosphate-dependent dehydrogenase E1 component subunit alpha is translated as MPGIPDEIKIRLLTVMLKTRATEEKIVSLYRQGQIVGGVYTGRGMEATTVASAMTLEEQDYLFPIHRDLGAHLAKGQSVLNILLQYLGRADGLSRGRESGIHFSDTRLRIIGNVSHLGAMIPVAVGAALGGRMQGESCVAMNYIGEGGSNIGDFHEGLNFAAVQNAPFVLILENNRYAYSTPVHKSSRCEKLADRALGYGMPGVQVDGNDALEVYRIVKAAVERAREGQGPSLIECLTMRMAGHSAHDDAAYMDQRQVAEYERRDPIHSLEGRLLEERVIDRSYLARLRQQISAEIEAAAETALAASPPDPSGVSDGVYA